In Glycine soja cultivar W05 chromosome 10, ASM419377v2, whole genome shotgun sequence, the genomic stretch ATTACGTTTCGTTGACGATCGGAACAGTGGGAGAAAATATAGCGTGTGCGATGTTAATTGTGGTTTGTTTGACTCTGAGGGAGTGGAAGTTTGGTCTGAAGCGGAGAGAGACCAAGCAAAATTCCAGCTGAGACGAGACACCTCACGCCTGTTCCAACAATCCACACTATTCTTTCCAGAGTTAAACTATTAATTTCAAATTCGGATTATTTAATAGCTTagatcttatattttatttttaattgattcgtCCCAATGATTTCATGcaatataatacatttttactatttgtttaaacttttttcttaaatattaaatatgcacCTTACCAAtattgggtttttttttaatatttaactgAGTCTCTTGtttatatgaagaaaaaaatattaagatactggattattattgtgtttttatattttcaatgatCAGTACATATTATTTGTAAATTACTAAATTCGTCTTTATGAAAGTATGTGATGCTCACAAGCAATCCTTAAAAGATAGAAAACCAGTATTTATACTTGGGGCTATATTTGGGGCAAGTTTTTGCTATgttggaaataaattataatttatattcaaatatttttaaaatgaaatttgtaattaaaattaatatgaaaatcaaataaataactttttcaattttacactcttataaatatttaactatttaaattgattatttttgtttgagtaaaatatatattttacttttaattaaaaactataatcCTTTAGTtgaattgtttttaatattatatatatatatatatagcaaatgttatttattttttaaatatattaagcaaaaacattaattaattatataaaaatattattttgtatcatatcagaagtaaaaaaaaatagaattgttGTGTAACCCTTTGAATTCATAATAGGaaatgcaaattttaattatttaacatatcTCTGTTACATTTCATCAACGTTTAAACATGATCCAGTATTTTATGATCTCCACCATAATTATCACTTTTGACAAATATAagaatgattataaaaaaaaagaacaattcTAGTGATAGAAAAGAACCAATTCGATTCAATTTATTGGATCATTCCAAATCCTTAAAGATTTGAGTCAATGGCCTATTACATTATCCTACTTCTTCCGTGTCCAATCTACACAATGTGTTTCATAtccctcaaataaaaaaaatatgtcaagCCCATTTACACGTCATAAGATTAGAATTAATATAATCATAACTCACAACTCTGACTGGGTCGACCCATTAACTCATAAATCGGATACCCAACCAGTCTGAACATGCATTTTGATTGGTTATGCACTTGAACCGGTATAAACCGGTTTAACTCGGCTGGTTTGTAGCAAAATTGGTGACTTACTAAGTTATCTATGAACCGGTTCTACAATCTCTTACAagctttttatattctttatagttcaccattatttgttttttcttcttaagtACCGAACCAtggatgcatgaattgataGTTTCATTTTGCAGAACGAAGATGGTTCCAAAGATGAGTACAGAGTTTGGAATCCTTTTCCATCCAAGTTGGCTGCTGCCATCCTTGGTGGAGTTGACAACATATGGATTGTAAGATTGTGTCTTTACAATGCGTGCTATGTTTGTGtaatttaattatctttaattctCTACATCTTCAGTATCAGTGACTTCTGGCTTATGTAACTTCCCGGCTTTGCCACCTTcaagtataaattttatgcCACTAAAGcatgtaatatttttctatgACATTCAATTTATTGTTAATCAAATGTTTGAAATCAGGTGTTGCCTCCTATAGTACAAAAGCACATGATTCAACTCATACTTTCTCACGTAATACTTTGTGGTATCTGTACCTCCTTCTAGAAGTGATGTTCTTCACCCATGTGATGCTATGGAGGTATTGATCGATAGTGACAGGCTTTGTCATTCCTGAATGCATATTGGATCTATTGTGTCAATGTGTACATTTCACTGACAAGGCATgccttttttattcttgttttctttaatctatagGATGTGGCAATTGCCTATAGATTCAACGCGATTAAGAATCAAGCAGTAGATAATAAAGGCTCAAAGAGGTTAACTGCTTCCTTACTCTACTTCACCTGAATGAGCTCAATGATCTTATTAGAAAGAGgtataaatcaaaataacatATCACAATACTCCTGTTATTGAAGCAgccaaaattcatttttttttttgttagattttatcacatttatttttgttgaattttgtaaTGTGGATCATTTTATTATCTTTGCACCTTTATTTTGTCTGCTCTTTTTAACTaggataaaaatgatatattgatattattttctttatttttttactttaattcatataatttaatttttaaatttaacattcAGGATGTGCGGACTAGTCTTGTGCCTGTCATTTTGGAAACTGTTGCTCACAAGAAGGATTTAAAATTCATGAGAAGTCCAATATattgaatggtaattttttcaaaatttgaattcttCAGTGAGTTATCAATGTTCATCATATTGTTCTTGGTTTTCTTCTGATTTGTATCTGTTTCTTACACAACCAAATCATATTCCCCTTCCTATAAAATGATCAACTCAGAATTAACTTCACAAGTTATGTAACTGCTGGTggtcataaaaaatttaatcataatatACACAATAGAAATAAAACACTAGACTTGGGATCCAGGTTTGATAATGCATCTTGGACATGTCCCGTCATTCACTATACAGAATttaacttttttcctttttaatggtTAACATTGTTGAGCATGTGTCAACCAACTTCCCTGTCAAAAAAGGTTGTTGCAAGTTCCAGTCTTAAGTTTTTGGTTATCGACTGTGTCTAAGTATAAATCTAGATTAATAAATGACTTCAAAGAATGTAGGAAGATcgctagttttttaaaaaatttaaaagaaaaaaaaaacattctaaaaCGCTTCTATgaaaaatcatatcaaaatattttatttttattctattttataaaaaaaatgactacagttatttaaaaaaccgtcttaaaatgtatatattttaacatgatttttaaaaaaattgtcttaaaattattaatttttttaattttttgtagaaaaatatattttaagactattttcagtaaaaattatcttaaaagtataacttttctaagacaatttttaggAAACGTcatgaaaagttaaaattttttagGATGTTGATTTTAAAGACGATTCAAAAGTGTTTTTATAGACTCCTTAAAATCGtagttgaatttattttttaatagtgagAATTACTATGTATCTTTTatcaaaggaaaaatttatGTCTCCTTCCCAAGAAGTGGTGAGAGAACACAActtataatatatttctttgtCAAATTGAATTCTCTATTGTCCTTTTTCcataatatatttctttgtCAAATTGACTTCTCTATTGTCCTTTTTTCAGTTATTATTGTGTTGTTCATATAgttgtgttaatatttaattttgtgatttaattataaaactgtGTGGTTTTTAAGGTACGACAACAGCTGAAAAAAGAACAGCAGAAAAGTCAAGTCGATTTCTTTGCcaagaaaaaggtttttcatCCCCTTAAATCCCGGATAagagaatatttttcataagaaaaatatgtatgATAAACCACAAGAAAGATGACTATTAAAAGTTATAAGCTCAAATTCACCGTGTAATAAGATGGAAAAGATAAAAACGAAATTAATACATGCTAGAGGCTTAAGACCATGTTTAAATGGTCATTAATATATAGTATCATGTTATATATGAAGTTATGACTCATGTACCTTATATCTTAGGAAGTTATAATTCATGTATTCAAAGTGGTAGGAAGTTATCACTCATGTTAGTTATGACTAATGTACTCTGTGTGTTGTGAGTTAAGAAGTAATGACTCAATCTTTTTTAATTCGCATTAATACACGTACACACATATTCATTGAAGGactcttttcaatttttatgcaaggacaaatttgaaaattggtGAAATATaaggattttaaattttattttaatcttactcatttttttaatgcacaatggtttttaaaatttatccacatcaatattataaatttaagtacttattcttaataacaaatgaaactCTTTATATTCACTCACATTTTCAAGTAAAACAAatacatgcatatataatatttgGAATTTCtatatgcattttttatttaaaagtgaGTTTAAGACagttacaaaaattaaattatcgcAATATATGatcgattattttaaaaattagttatatatatatatatatatatatatatatatatatatatatatatggggcgCAGTTACCGCAAATTTACATATTGTCATGAAAAGTTTTCATGACTAGCTAGCacacaatattaataataaggtataattaataattacatgATAGAACAAGCATTGACATTATCATCATTGAACATGttgctaacattgtcatctCCACGGTGAGACACATGCATGGTGCCATGCCTCTCTGGGAGGTTGTAGCCATGTCTATAGTAGTTGTAGCTTTCTTTGAATTCATGAGCGGTGTCTTTGAAGTAATGGTCAGCAGTTGTGAAGTAAAGTGGTGGATTAGGGTAAGGCCAGAATTCTGCCCTCTTCCCTGCCCTCCTCACAGCCTTAAGCACCTTGTTCCGATCAACGTACCCTCCAACCGTTACCCTTTCCATCTCCAAGTCAACCT encodes the following:
- the LOC114370645 gene encoding heavy metal-associated isoprenylated plant protein 30-like; amino-acid sequence: MASLLQKAFGSEISSFIYRLFIYQDHNKGIPRNFKMPKKGRPLSLQTVELKVRMCCTGCERVVKNAIYKLKGIDSVEVDLEMERVTVGGYVDRNKVLKAVRRAGKRAEFWPYPNPPLYFTTADHYFKDTAHEFKESYNYYRHGYNLPERHGTMHVSHRGDDNVSNMFNDDNVNACSIM